A window of the Teredinibacter franksiae genome harbors these coding sequences:
- the ahpF gene encoding alkyl hydroperoxide reductase subunit F yields MLSKDILAAVKSYTANLQSTITFVLQRGDHAKREELMEFLTSLASVSTQFNVEVRKSVESLRGPMSFALEVDGVMNGIVFSGIPSGHEFNSLVLAILHSGGTALKLDDSLKNIVKGVKTPLKFEVFISLSCHNCPDVVQALNQFAIINENVSSEMIDGGVFPEIIEQRDIQGVPSVYLNGELFANGKVETAGLIDKLIEKHPEVLHGAHTEKLPLQDVTVIGGGPAGVAAAIYSARKGLNVTLIADRLGGQVKDTMGIENLISVPKTTGPELSGALQAHINEYEITVKEHLRVTNIENGHQKQVTLSSGEVIETKSLIVATGAKWRELGIPGEKDNIGNGVAYCPHCDGPFFKGKDVAVIGGGNSGIEAALDLAGIVNSVTVFEFMPELKADKVLIDQAEARSNITILKNIATKQIVAKQGKVSGIEYENRESGENTLLNLDGVFVQIGLVPNSAFLGDLVERTRHGEVVINERCETSEPGIFAAGDVTTVPYKQIVIAMGEGSKASLSAFEYLLKNHGQVAVSGETEVESCVA; encoded by the coding sequence ATGTTATCGAAAGACATTCTTGCAGCCGTGAAAAGCTATACCGCTAACCTGCAATCGACCATCACGTTTGTGTTACAGCGGGGCGACCATGCCAAGCGTGAGGAACTGATGGAATTTCTAACGTCGCTGGCCTCTGTCTCTACCCAATTCAATGTAGAGGTTCGCAAAAGTGTTGAAAGTTTACGCGGCCCTATGAGCTTTGCACTGGAAGTTGATGGTGTGATGAACGGTATTGTATTTTCCGGAATTCCCAGTGGGCATGAGTTTAATTCTCTCGTTTTGGCCATACTCCACAGTGGTGGTACGGCATTAAAGCTCGATGACAGCCTGAAAAATATTGTTAAGGGCGTGAAAACGCCATTGAAGTTCGAAGTATTTATTAGTTTGAGTTGTCATAATTGCCCGGATGTTGTTCAGGCGCTTAATCAGTTTGCCATTATTAACGAAAATGTTTCATCGGAAATGATCGATGGCGGTGTTTTTCCAGAGATAATTGAACAAAGAGATATACAGGGCGTACCCAGCGTTTATTTAAATGGTGAGCTTTTTGCGAACGGCAAAGTGGAAACGGCTGGGCTTATTGACAAACTTATTGAAAAACACCCGGAAGTGTTGCATGGCGCTCATACCGAAAAGCTTCCTTTGCAAGATGTAACGGTAATTGGCGGTGGTCCTGCAGGCGTTGCGGCAGCGATTTACAGCGCGCGCAAGGGCTTGAATGTCACTTTAATTGCCGACCGTCTTGGCGGCCAGGTGAAGGATACAATGGGCATAGAAAATCTGATATCGGTTCCTAAAACAACGGGCCCAGAGTTATCTGGTGCTCTTCAGGCCCACATTAACGAATACGAGATTACCGTAAAAGAGCATTTACGTGTAACCAATATTGAAAATGGACACCAGAAACAAGTGACACTCTCCTCTGGTGAAGTGATTGAAACAAAATCACTGATTGTTGCGACAGGCGCGAAGTGGCGTGAGCTGGGGATTCCTGGAGAAAAAGACAATATTGGTAATGGCGTGGCCTACTGTCCGCATTGTGATGGCCCATTTTTTAAAGGCAAGGACGTCGCTGTAATTGGCGGAGGAAACTCGGGTATCGAAGCTGCGCTCGACCTTGCGGGTATTGTTAACTCGGTTACCGTGTTTGAGTTTATGCCTGAGCTAAAGGCCGATAAAGTTTTAATTGATCAAGCTGAAGCGCGCAGTAATATTACTATTTTAAAAAATATAGCAACGAAACAAATAGTCGCCAAGCAGGGTAAGGTAAGCGGCATTGAGTATGAAAACCGTGAGTCGGGGGAGAATACCCTTTTAAACCTAGACGGCGTATTTGTGCAAATTGGACTTGTGCCCAATAGCGCATTTTTAGGTGATTTGGTGGAGCGCACGCGACACGGTGAAGTTGTTATCAATGAACGCTGTGAAACCTCCGAACCGGGTATCTTTGCGGCGGGGGATGTGACCACTGTACCTTATAAGCAAATCGTTATTGCCATGGGAGAGGGGTCTAAGGCATCGCTGTCAGCATTTGAGTATCTATTGAAAAATCACGGGCAGGTAGCGGTAAGCGGCGAGACGGAAGTTGAGAGTTGTGTTGCCTAA
- the ahpC gene encoding alkyl hydroperoxide reductase subunit C, with the protein MSVLNTKIKPFNANAYKNSEFVEISDTDLAGKWSVFFFYPADFTFVCPTELGDVADHYEEFQSRGVEIYSVSTDTHFTHKAWHDSSDTIGKIKYTMVGDPTGAITRNFEVMREDQGLADRGTFVVDPDGVIQAMEITAEGIGRDAADLLRKVKAAQYVAAHPGEVCPAKWKEGEATLAPSLDLVGKI; encoded by the coding sequence ATGTCTGTACTCAATACCAAGATCAAGCCTTTTAACGCCAATGCCTATAAGAACAGTGAATTCGTAGAAATTAGTGACACCGACCTCGCGGGTAAGTGGTCCGTTTTCTTCTTTTACCCAGCCGATTTTACGTTTGTATGCCCAACTGAATTGGGTGACGTAGCCGATCACTATGAAGAATTCCAATCCCGTGGTGTTGAGATTTACTCTGTATCGACTGATACCCATTTCACCCACAAGGCATGGCATGACTCGTCCGACACTATCGGCAAAATTAAATACACCATGGTTGGCGACCCAACGGGCGCAATTACTCGGAATTTTGAGGTTATGCGTGAAGATCAGGGCCTGGCCGATCGAGGAACCTTTGTGGTCGATCCAGATGGTGTTATTCAGGCGATGGAAATCACCGCCGAAGGCATTGGTCGTGACGCGGCAGACCTGTTACGCAAAGTAAAGGCGGCTCAGTACGTGGCCGCTCATCCCGGTGAAGTTTGCCCAGCTAAGTGGAAAGAAGGCGAAGCGACACTAGCGCCATCTTTGGACCTCGTTGGAAAAATCTAA
- a CDS encoding hydrogen peroxide-inducible genes activator, which translates to MISTKQLIYALAVEKTLHFKKAAEACNISQSALSTALNELEKQLGLQIFERDNKKVLITPVGRQVLDKARQVKTTLEELRQLADSQKEPLSFPITIGVIPTIGPYLLPRILPTLTRQYPKLKLQIIEDQSHVLVDMVRNGEIDTAILALPFATQGLLRFDFWEEDFYWVTQTDDPLANQEHITSTEFDQQALLLLKDGHCLKDHALAACKFSVTSQPFSVGATSLNTIMPMVAAGMGTTMVPEMALDQLVRPHPELRAVHLNESSPHRTIAFLVRPGYAALNSIERLMVLFKRTLEKP; encoded by the coding sequence ATGATTTCGACCAAACAGCTAATTTATGCCCTTGCCGTAGAGAAAACCCTGCATTTCAAGAAGGCCGCAGAGGCCTGTAATATCTCCCAATCGGCACTCAGTACCGCGCTAAACGAGCTGGAAAAACAGCTAGGCTTGCAGATATTTGAGCGAGACAACAAGAAAGTACTGATAACGCCGGTCGGCAGGCAGGTTTTAGACAAGGCTCGGCAAGTTAAAACCACACTGGAAGAACTGCGACAGCTGGCCGACAGTCAAAAAGAACCCCTTAGCTTTCCCATCACGATTGGGGTGATTCCCACCATAGGGCCTTATTTACTGCCACGTATACTGCCCACCCTCACTCGCCAGTACCCTAAATTGAAGCTACAAATAATCGAAGATCAGAGCCATGTACTGGTGGATATGGTACGCAACGGTGAAATCGACACGGCGATATTGGCATTGCCATTCGCCACACAGGGGCTACTAAGGTTTGATTTTTGGGAAGAGGATTTTTACTGGGTTACTCAAACCGACGACCCGCTAGCCAATCAAGAGCACATAACCAGCACAGAATTCGACCAACAGGCCCTACTGCTCCTAAAAGACGGGCATTGCTTAAAAGATCACGCGTTAGCAGCCTGTAAATTTTCGGTAACCAGCCAACCATTTTCCGTGGGTGCCACAAGCTTGAATACCATAATGCCCATGGTTGCCGCCGGTATGGGTACAACTATGGTACCGGAAATGGCATTGGATCAATTGGTTAGGCCTCACCCGGAACTTCGAGCCGTACACCTTAACGAATCCAGCCCCCACAGAACCATTGCCTTTCTCGTGCGGCCCGGCTATGCCGCACTGAATAGCATTGAGCGATTAATGGTTTTATTTAAACGAACCTTGGAGAAACCTTAA
- a CDS encoding beta-propeller domain-containing protein: MTRKLGFIFFLCMMTFNMKAIAEISCSVTTEAWNNGYLANVTVTNNGDSALSNWRVTLQFNQAPSINNAWSSDFVVNNNTIEASNLFWNGHLNAGDSAFFGFVGSHNGDFSEPTCYADPQNEALANYLRQGLLNHLGSRTGTSSSTGSSSSSSAASSSSAGSASQEDDITNTQEGGVDEADIIESDGTHLFTVQRIYNSSSSSSSSSGSTPSPTITARTTVHITAHTTDSVTASTEIAGSFSLAYDNTQMNLSGAYLRQTEEGNTLAVVGETSNVYSYGWYSSYNGYYPYYQTSNKVSIVLTNTDDPSAMSEIERLSFDGSLLSSRRIGNMLYVASRYSANMSRLGLALNNTTTANSQNIELATNAALEDMLPHIYDPSGNSKPLLSASDCTVPEWPEKADAYAGSLVVLTRINLDDTSEIESRCLPASATDIYASQEAIYAFGYGYYSGMKIYKFAIDGAMEYRGSVKLTGSIPCRPASYCFGEKDGVLRVLYRATNSSGASSSSSSSSSSSSSSSSSSSTGTTPYRLALIQESAVENNALEIVSTLPNESRPESIGKPGELIYSMRSFGDHAYIVTFEKVDPLYAIDLSNPADPFIAGEIEVTGFSNYLHPVGENLLLGIGKDAIFDEARNITWFQGVKVELFDISDPTMLRSLGSEIIGKRGSSTTVNYDPRSFAFRNDDNGIRFSLPVQVKNRLPPGGNPDLLNQHYYWDHNGLYAYEIETNAQGDAQLTRLGILKAASAAEGQMTYSGPSVSNDRGVLDDDAVYYLHNFSLYSSLVSELE, from the coding sequence ATGACTCGTAAACTAGGATTTATATTTTTTCTCTGCATGATGACTTTCAACATGAAGGCCATCGCTGAAATCTCATGTTCTGTAACTACAGAAGCCTGGAATAATGGCTATCTCGCAAACGTAACGGTAACCAACAATGGCGATAGCGCCCTCAGTAATTGGCGTGTTACCCTTCAATTCAATCAGGCCCCCAGTATTAATAACGCCTGGAGTTCAGATTTTGTCGTCAACAACAATACCATTGAAGCGTCTAACCTTTTCTGGAATGGCCACTTAAACGCTGGCGATAGCGCTTTTTTTGGGTTTGTTGGCAGTCATAACGGTGATTTTTCTGAACCCACCTGTTACGCAGACCCACAAAATGAAGCCCTTGCCAATTATCTGCGTCAAGGGCTACTTAACCACCTAGGGAGCCGAACAGGTACCAGTAGCTCTACCGGCTCCTCCTCATCGTCTTCCGCCGCTTCATCGAGTTCGGCTGGCAGTGCATCACAGGAAGACGACATCACCAACACCCAAGAAGGTGGCGTAGACGAAGCTGATATTATTGAGTCCGATGGCACACACCTATTCACAGTTCAGCGAATTTACAATTCCAGCTCAAGCTCTAGTTCTAGTTCCGGTTCAACCCCATCACCCACAATCACCGCCAGAACGACGGTTCACATTACGGCTCACACCACCGATTCCGTTACCGCGTCTACAGAAATTGCGGGAAGCTTCAGCCTAGCCTATGACAACACTCAAATGAACCTATCGGGTGCTTACCTTCGACAAACAGAAGAAGGCAACACCTTGGCGGTCGTAGGTGAAACATCTAATGTGTATTCGTATGGCTGGTACTCATCGTACAACGGTTATTATCCGTATTATCAAACGTCCAACAAAGTATCGATCGTTCTTACTAACACAGATGATCCAAGTGCTATGAGTGAAATCGAACGATTGAGTTTCGATGGATCTCTACTTTCAAGCCGTAGAATTGGCAACATGCTCTATGTTGCCAGCCGCTACAGCGCAAACATGTCTCGCTTAGGGCTCGCACTTAACAATACCACCACGGCCAATAGTCAAAATATCGAGTTGGCCACCAACGCGGCTTTGGAAGACATGCTGCCACACATTTATGACCCGTCGGGCAATAGCAAACCCTTGTTATCAGCCAGCGATTGTACCGTCCCAGAATGGCCTGAAAAGGCCGATGCATACGCAGGGTCACTGGTCGTACTTACGCGTATTAATCTCGATGATACCAGCGAGATTGAGTCGCGCTGCTTACCCGCTTCGGCAACCGATATTTACGCATCGCAAGAGGCTATCTATGCCTTTGGTTATGGTTATTACAGCGGAATGAAAATATACAAATTCGCCATTGATGGCGCGATGGAATACCGGGGTAGCGTTAAACTTACCGGTAGCATTCCCTGCAGGCCCGCGTCCTATTGCTTTGGCGAAAAAGATGGCGTGTTGCGAGTGTTATATAGGGCAACGAATAGTAGCGGAGCATCAAGTTCCAGCTCCAGTTCCAGCTCCAGTTCCAGCTCCAGCTCCAGCTCATCCAGTACGGGTACAACACCCTACCGGCTGGCGCTCATTCAAGAATCTGCGGTGGAGAATAACGCGCTTGAAATTGTTTCAACCCTGCCCAATGAATCCCGTCCGGAATCCATTGGTAAACCGGGTGAGCTGATTTATTCCATGCGTAGCTTTGGCGACCACGCCTATATTGTAACCTTCGAGAAAGTAGACCCTTTATATGCAATAGACTTAAGCAATCCAGCCGATCCATTTATTGCAGGGGAAATTGAAGTAACCGGTTTTTCAAATTATCTTCACCCGGTCGGCGAAAATTTATTACTCGGTATAGGCAAAGACGCCATTTTCGATGAGGCAAGGAATATCACCTGGTTTCAGGGTGTCAAAGTCGAGCTGTTTGATATTTCAGACCCAACAATGTTACGTAGCTTAGGTAGCGAAATCATCGGTAAGCGTGGTTCATCCACCACGGTGAACTATGACCCCCGCTCCTTCGCATTTAGGAACGACGATAACGGCATTCGTTTTTCACTGCCCGTGCAAGTAAAAAATCGGCTTCCGCCTGGTGGTAACCCCGATCTGTTGAATCAGCACTACTACTGGGATCACAACGGTTTATACGCCTATGAAATAGAGACCAACGCCCAAGGTGATGCCCAGCTGACACGACTTGGTATACTAAAAGCAGCGAGCGCTGCGGAAGGACAAATGACTTACTCTGGCCCATCCGTTTCTAACGACAGAGGCGTTTTGGACGACGATGCCGTTTACTATCTGCATAATTTTAGTTTGTACTCATCATTGGTGAGTGAGCTAGAATAA